A stretch of the Amycolatopsis sp. BJA-103 genome encodes the following:
- a CDS encoding TIGR02678 family protein: protein MSLTNQLVIAEREEVARGIRALLAKPLIGERGSPETFDLIRRRREPIRQWFDYYCGWTLTVEPRLGYARLVKVRASADPTRPARRLRSGRAAFDRRRYVLLCVVAAELLTVPVTTIGLLADRVGRASAADDLVTTFDVASRAERLAFVDVLKQLESFGVLETADGDAESFVDETTAKVLFRVDATLLLRLLAAPVGPSQLAVPADDVALRFEELLDAVSYEQRYGLSSGRHEDTPNASDVQRNLWLRHAVFRRLVDDPVLYFAELTAEERAYLGSPTGRQLLRRAAEQGGFVLEERAEGVLLVDVDGLATDERFPDDGSNAKVAALLLLDALDEPRTTDYLRNATAKLLKRFPRWAKTYRGKDGVRRLTVDALAVLTGFGLVRTEAELVRPLPAAARYTGRNEEAT from the coding sequence GTGAGCCTGACGAACCAACTGGTCATCGCGGAACGCGAGGAGGTCGCGCGCGGGATCCGGGCGCTGCTGGCCAAACCGCTGATCGGCGAACGCGGCTCCCCCGAGACCTTCGACCTCATCCGGCGCCGCCGCGAGCCCATCCGGCAGTGGTTCGACTACTACTGCGGCTGGACGCTCACCGTCGAACCCCGGCTCGGGTACGCCCGGCTGGTCAAGGTCCGCGCCTCCGCCGACCCGACCCGCCCGGCGCGACGGCTGCGGTCCGGGCGCGCGGCCTTCGACCGGCGCCGCTACGTCCTGCTGTGCGTGGTGGCGGCCGAACTGCTCACGGTGCCGGTGACCACGATCGGTCTGCTCGCCGACCGCGTCGGCCGGGCGAGTGCCGCCGACGACCTCGTCACCACCTTCGACGTCGCCTCCCGGGCCGAGCGTCTCGCGTTCGTGGACGTCCTGAAGCAGCTGGAGTCCTTCGGCGTCCTCGAAACGGCCGACGGCGACGCCGAGTCCTTTGTGGACGAAACGACGGCGAAGGTGCTGTTCCGGGTCGACGCGACCCTGCTGCTGCGGCTGCTCGCCGCCCCGGTCGGGCCGTCGCAGCTGGCGGTGCCCGCCGACGACGTCGCGCTGCGGTTCGAGGAACTGCTGGACGCGGTATCCTACGAGCAGCGCTACGGGCTCTCGTCGGGACGCCACGAGGACACGCCGAACGCTTCCGACGTCCAGCGGAACCTGTGGCTCCGCCACGCGGTCTTCCGCCGTCTCGTCGACGATCCGGTGCTGTACTTCGCCGAACTGACCGCGGAGGAGCGCGCGTACCTCGGGTCGCCGACCGGGCGCCAACTGCTGCGCCGCGCCGCGGAACAGGGCGGATTCGTCCTCGAAGAACGCGCGGAGGGCGTGCTGCTCGTCGACGTCGACGGGCTGGCCACCGACGAGCGGTTCCCGGACGACGGCAGCAACGCCAAGGTCGCCGCGCTCCTGCTGCTCGACGCGCTGGACGAGCCGCGGACGACCGACTACCTGCGCAACGCCACCGCCAAGCTGCTGAAACGGTTCCCGCGCTGGGCCAAGACCTACCGGGGCAAGGACGGCGTGCGGCGGCTGACCGTGGACGCGCTCGCGGTGCTGACCGGCTTCGGGCTCGTCCGTACCGAAGCCGAACTCGTCCGGCCACTCCCGGCCGCCGCGAGGTACACCGGACGGAACGAGGAGGCGACGTGA
- a CDS encoding TIGR02677 family protein codes for MDPIRVPPEMFRFTDGSRSGLPLAILHAFGEANERLETALGIDDLRTRLREVGWLETLDDDDLVKALDQLRTQGQLDTVQNHAGDYRTASEYERRNLQYALTRQGEAAYAGLLRANEVLNATGALQTATLEALGDRLGELVRQLEDGTDRRVFSTLAEVEGHLETFRDTTKRFNGELQRLLRAEADLATFHEVKAATVAYLQEFLNDLEHHTHTISTRIKEIDDHGVERMHRRALNGASLQNPDPRWLELRQARWDGLRAWFLPENGSSPRVEDLHQVARRAIITLLQVLDRITESRRRASSAVADFRELARWFTVVPAQEDLHRLWSTMFGLSSARHAHLAHADPEVVSTTASWLDAPPVEVSELLRSAGRTERFTKTGRVRDVTAIRAARVRQAIAERAELEAAWNMLDTGGVVRLSAFEKLDHTVFERLLDLLGQALGSGPDATGARRCTTSDGQIEIILRQARNGAVARLTTTSGVFRGPDYEIEISTAGGSA; via the coding sequence ATGGATCCGATCCGTGTACCGCCCGAAATGTTCCGTTTCACCGACGGCAGCAGGTCCGGGCTCCCCCTGGCGATCCTGCATGCCTTCGGAGAGGCGAACGAGCGGCTCGAGACGGCCCTCGGCATCGACGATCTCCGCACCAGGCTGCGAGAGGTCGGCTGGCTCGAGACGCTGGACGACGACGACCTGGTCAAAGCACTGGATCAGCTCCGGACCCAGGGTCAGCTCGACACCGTCCAGAACCACGCCGGTGACTACCGGACGGCGTCCGAGTACGAGCGGCGCAATCTTCAGTACGCGCTCACCCGGCAGGGCGAAGCGGCGTACGCGGGGCTCCTCCGCGCGAACGAAGTGCTCAACGCGACGGGCGCGCTGCAGACGGCCACGCTCGAAGCACTGGGCGATCGGCTCGGTGAGCTCGTCAGGCAGCTGGAAGACGGCACCGACAGGCGCGTGTTCAGCACGCTCGCCGAGGTCGAGGGCCACCTTGAGACGTTCCGCGACACCACGAAGCGGTTCAACGGCGAGCTCCAGCGCCTCCTGCGCGCCGAGGCCGATCTCGCGACGTTCCACGAGGTCAAGGCGGCCACGGTCGCGTACCTGCAGGAGTTCCTGAACGACCTCGAACACCACACCCACACCATCTCCACCCGCATCAAGGAGATCGACGACCACGGCGTCGAGCGCATGCACCGGCGGGCGCTCAACGGCGCGTCCCTGCAGAACCCGGATCCGCGCTGGCTGGAGCTCCGTCAGGCTCGCTGGGACGGGCTTCGCGCGTGGTTCCTTCCCGAAAACGGGTCCTCGCCGCGGGTCGAGGACCTCCACCAGGTCGCGCGGCGGGCGATCATCACCCTCCTGCAGGTCCTGGACCGGATCACCGAGTCGCGGCGGCGCGCGAGCAGCGCGGTCGCCGATTTCCGTGAGCTGGCGCGGTGGTTCACCGTCGTCCCCGCGCAGGAGGACCTGCACCGCCTGTGGTCCACGATGTTCGGCCTCAGTTCCGCGCGGCACGCGCATCTGGCCCACGCGGACCCGGAAGTGGTCAGCACGACGGCGTCGTGGCTCGACGCGCCGCCGGTCGAGGTGTCGGAGCTGCTCCGGTCGGCGGGCCGCACCGAGCGGTTCACCAAGACCGGGCGGGTCCGCGACGTCACCGCGATCCGGGCGGCACGGGTCCGGCAGGCGATCGCCGAACGCGCCGAACTCGAGGCGGCGTGGAACATGCTCGACACCGGTGGGGTCGTACGGCTTTCCGCGTTCGAGAAGCTGGACCACACCGTCTTCGAGCGGCTGCTGGATCTGCTGGGCCAGGCACTCGGTAGCGGCCCCGACGCGACCGGCGCCCGGCGGTGCACGACGTCCGACGGCCAGATCGAGATCATCCTGCGGCAGGCGCGCAACGGCGCGGTGGCCCGTCTGACCACCACGAGCGGCGTCTTCCGCGGCCCCGACTACGAAATCGAGATCAGCACGGCCGGAGGCAGTGCGTGA
- a CDS encoding AfsR/SARP family transcriptional regulator, translating to MAPTAVRIQVLGSLRVWLDGAEVDLGPPGRRAVLGLLVLAGGEAMSKQDLVDALWGERPPRSAVNVLQTHVKHLRRLLEPGRPSRSGSEILPHVGGGYALRWDAVEIDLPHVRGLVAEANDAQRDGETGRAAALFGEALRWWRGKPLADVPLLAPHPKVMALVAERRALLARYGDAMLAIGAADEVLTELVEAAADQPLDEPAQARLIRAYHGAGQRATAFGLYQEVRERLVEELGVEPGPELVAAHAALLDDGEQHPAESQRPTARVPRQLPAEPPGFTGRATELSILDELVPRAGGFGGAVALAAITGTAGAGKTALAVHWAHRVKDRFPDGQFYANLRGHSPGPPATALEVLTRFLAALEIPAERLPADTETASALYRTLMTDRKALVLLDNVDRVDQVRPLLPAGPGCLVLVTARDRMAGLVALHGARRLTLGMLDPAEALELLSQVLGADWIRAEREAAAEVAESCAYLPLALRIAAANLADTPGNGIEDYAVELRKGNLLAALTVPGDEQIAVRTAFDLSYRALPAETSRVFRLLSLVPGNDIGVEAVEVLADAERAGPMLDALAAAHLVEQHAPDRYHFHDLLRRYAADRLESRESPAEIGSARARLHEWYLRAVDNAAKLVYPHMFRLPLSVPDGPIPAAAKENAAEWLETELGNLVAVAEDAARVGPLPVAWLLADALRGYFWMSLRQVEWRAAAAAASSAAEQDGDPRARASARFSLADLSFRQGRYREAVRHYAGALVLARRAGWVEAQAAVLGNLGCAYWQAGRLPAAAVRFSRGLELSRRAGRPAGEAVALGNLGLVHWEMGDLPRAAGHYAQALRRYRRIGSRYGEAINLSNLGQVQHARGNAGEAAGLLSEALALHREAGNRAGEAETLGRLASAYCDLGRPADALAHARDGLRLAHETREPRGEGEALVALASVHHRVGHRRDAVRHYRQALALLRETGDRYPEVDALIGLAVATGDLGQARQALTLAERAGYRALRRRASAAVEAILRA from the coding sequence ATGGCGCCGACGGCAGTGCGGATCCAGGTGCTGGGTTCGCTGCGCGTGTGGCTCGACGGGGCGGAAGTCGACCTCGGCCCGCCAGGCCGCCGCGCCGTCCTGGGGTTGCTCGTGCTCGCCGGCGGCGAAGCGATGTCCAAGCAGGACCTCGTGGACGCGCTCTGGGGCGAACGGCCGCCGCGCAGTGCGGTGAACGTCCTCCAGACGCACGTAAAACATCTGCGGCGGCTGCTGGAACCCGGCCGTCCTTCCCGGTCCGGGAGCGAGATCCTGCCGCATGTCGGCGGCGGGTACGCGCTGCGCTGGGACGCCGTCGAGATCGATTTGCCCCACGTCCGCGGGCTCGTCGCCGAGGCGAACGACGCCCAGCGCGACGGCGAGACGGGCCGTGCCGCGGCCCTGTTCGGCGAGGCCCTGCGCTGGTGGCGGGGCAAACCGCTGGCCGATGTCCCTTTGCTCGCACCACATCCGAAGGTGATGGCCCTGGTCGCGGAACGCCGTGCGCTGCTCGCCAGGTACGGCGACGCCATGCTCGCCATCGGTGCCGCCGACGAGGTGCTGACCGAACTGGTCGAAGCCGCCGCGGACCAGCCGTTGGACGAACCTGCCCAGGCCCGGTTGATCCGCGCGTATCACGGCGCCGGCCAGCGGGCGACGGCTTTCGGGCTCTACCAGGAGGTTCGCGAGCGGCTCGTCGAGGAGCTGGGTGTCGAGCCGGGACCCGAACTCGTCGCGGCGCACGCCGCCCTGCTCGACGACGGGGAACAGCACCCGGCCGAGAGCCAGCGCCCCACCGCCCGCGTCCCACGGCAACTGCCCGCCGAACCACCCGGGTTCACCGGCCGGGCGACCGAACTGTCCATTTTGGACGAGCTGGTGCCGAGGGCGGGCGGTTTCGGCGGTGCGGTGGCGCTCGCGGCCATCACCGGCACCGCGGGCGCCGGGAAGACCGCGCTCGCCGTGCACTGGGCGCATCGCGTGAAGGACCGGTTCCCCGACGGGCAGTTCTACGCGAATTTGCGCGGCCATTCGCCCGGTCCGCCCGCGACGGCGCTCGAAGTGCTCACCCGGTTCCTGGCCGCGCTGGAGATCCCCGCCGAACGCCTGCCCGCGGACACGGAGACCGCGTCCGCGCTGTACCGGACGCTGATGACCGACCGGAAAGCCTTGGTACTGCTGGACAACGTCGATCGCGTGGACCAGGTCCGGCCGCTGCTGCCCGCCGGTCCCGGCTGCCTGGTGCTGGTGACCGCCCGCGACCGGATGGCCGGTCTGGTCGCCCTCCACGGCGCCCGGCGGCTCACCCTCGGCATGCTCGATCCCGCCGAGGCGCTGGAACTGCTCTCGCAGGTGCTCGGCGCCGACTGGATCCGGGCCGAACGCGAGGCCGCGGCCGAGGTGGCCGAGTCGTGCGCGTATCTGCCGCTGGCCCTGCGGATCGCCGCGGCCAACCTCGCCGACACTCCGGGGAACGGCATCGAGGATTACGCCGTCGAGTTGCGCAAAGGCAATCTGCTCGCCGCGCTCACGGTGCCGGGTGACGAGCAGATCGCCGTCCGGACCGCCTTCGACCTCTCCTACCGGGCCTTGCCCGCGGAGACGAGCAGGGTGTTCCGGCTGCTGAGCCTGGTGCCGGGCAACGACATCGGCGTCGAGGCGGTGGAGGTCCTCGCCGATGCGGAACGGGCGGGCCCGATGCTGGACGCGCTCGCGGCCGCGCATCTGGTCGAGCAGCACGCGCCGGATCGGTACCACTTCCACGACCTGCTCCGGCGTTATGCCGCCGATCGCCTGGAGTCGCGGGAGTCCCCGGCCGAGATCGGCTCCGCCCGCGCCCGGTTGCACGAGTGGTACCTGCGTGCCGTCGACAACGCGGCGAAGCTGGTGTACCCGCACATGTTCCGTCTTCCGCTGTCCGTGCCCGACGGCCCGATCCCCGCCGCCGCGAAGGAGAACGCGGCGGAATGGCTGGAGACCGAGCTGGGCAACCTCGTCGCCGTCGCCGAGGACGCCGCGCGGGTCGGGCCGCTTCCGGTGGCCTGGCTGCTGGCCGACGCCCTGCGCGGCTATTTCTGGATGTCGTTGCGCCAGGTGGAATGGCGGGCGGCCGCCGCGGCCGCGTCGTCCGCCGCCGAACAGGACGGCGATCCCCGCGCCCGCGCGTCCGCCCGGTTCAGCCTGGCCGACCTGAGTTTCCGACAGGGGCGATACCGGGAGGCCGTCCGGCATTACGCCGGCGCGCTCGTGCTCGCCAGGCGGGCGGGCTGGGTGGAGGCGCAGGCCGCGGTGCTGGGCAACCTCGGTTGCGCGTACTGGCAGGCCGGACGGCTTCCGGCCGCCGCGGTGCGGTTCTCCCGGGGACTGGAGCTGAGCAGGCGGGCGGGCAGGCCCGCCGGGGAAGCCGTGGCGCTGGGCAATCTGGGGCTCGTCCACTGGGAGATGGGCGACCTGCCCAGGGCGGCCGGGCACTACGCCCAGGCCTTGCGCCGGTATCGCCGGATCGGTTCGCGCTACGGGGAAGCGATCAACCTGAGCAATCTCGGGCAGGTGCAGCACGCTCGCGGCAACGCAGGCGAGGCGGCCGGGCTGCTTTCCGAGGCCCTCGCGCTGCACCGCGAGGCCGGGAACCGCGCCGGGGAGGCGGAAACGCTCGGCAGGCTCGCGTCGGCGTACTGCGATCTCGGCCGTCCGGCCGACGCGCTCGCCCACGCGCGCGACGGACTCCGGCTGGCGCACGAGACCCGCGAACCGCGAGGCGAAGGCGAAGCGCTCGTCGCGCTCGCGAGCGTGCATCACCGCGTCGGGCACCGACGGGACGCCGTCCGCCACTATCGGCAGGCGCTGGCCCTGCTGCGGGAAACCGGCGACCGGTACCCCGAGGTCGACGCGCTCATCGGGCTCGCCGTCGCCACCGGTGACCTCGGCCAGGCCCGCCAGGCGCTCACCCTCGCCGAGCGGGCCGGCTACCGCGCGCTTCGACGACGGGCGTCCGCCGCCGTCGAAGCGATCCTCCGCGCCTGA
- a CDS encoding TIGR02680 family protein, with amino-acid sequence MTVTRWIPSRAGILNIWRYYDEIFEFHDGRLLLRGPNGSGKSKALELLLPFLFDASLRANRLSTFGTSERSMHWNLMGEGASSATRVGYVWLEFRKGEDQWFTCGARLQASTHTSTVHADFFTTGQRVGDGLPLVNEAGQPLTKNALEEALGDHGTVHPGAAEYRTEIRAKLFPTLSEQRYDALITALLQLRMPKLSQRLDPSLLSNLLSRALPPLGQQEIADLAEGFERLDAQREKLGSLETEVDATRALAARQKTYAQRVLRAGAANLIAATAELDGLAAAARRSAEEYDEVAASKAAAEERAAKLEKDVEETEARVSGLTDSESYQKGQELDKLRQRAFAARDQAGTLRADADRLRAEADADEERARGARQVVKRQADLVRSQEAEVRAAATRANLAGVHDELVAGLDDSGKQGEPVRLRPLLQAAVRGKRDQVETVGRAMDKHERAVGRRHQAEAELDRARSDFSAAQEKLDLTTATRELALSDLRTRLAEWAIGCRELRFPDVEALVREAEAEVALLGRISTVAETVLEDIVRQEAATGAALATARIEHDELLVEAGVLESEDVLTPESPRTRTADRTEMSGAPLWRLVDFAGSVPADTHAGIEAALEGAGLLDAWVNSHGVVDGHDVLAETGTLPVAPRSLADVFVPEPDAGVAPAKIRRVLEVIAFDDTLPAGPAAIGADGSWRMGSLSGSWAKEAPAYIGSSARLRARERRIAGLRDEISGREKIIAELEGELAALRGRRELIKIERAARPGHEDLLAATGESTTAEADLTAADSAVRHRETTVSALEIEAKTALHELTGQASDGGLPTERAPLTALATALRTYSDQGENWLYEHGNLLAATQRAETFADQAARSEANAARREDEAVEAEAERTKLTAMLEAIEGSVGTGQREVLAEIDGLRTKLRGLADELRAANADAKDLAVSLGALGVRRTTDARAREDAAKKQDAAALRFRKLATGVFPADGGIEDLPKFQATLSASEGVRAALDTARLVAAAWPSVPHAPSNLGEALHRLSEAVHTCRNTLSTRAELDLETDEDVQIFTAVVDGLRVGAAELLKILYAEAEQSRHEITGRESDLFDKTLTGDTRRHLAARIRQANDLVDGMNARLERVRTASRVAVRLVWQVSPDLPPGTKTARDLLLKDPDQLTAEDRVSLHKFFRERVEQAKADDTATSWEQQLAQVFDYTSWHRFVVKVDRANGAGWQLLTKKLHGALSGGEKAIALHLPLFAAVAAHYQAAPEAPRVILLDEVFVGVDTTNRGQVFGLLSALDLDLMLTSDHEWCTYAELGGVGIHQLITGGDGDDAVTTARFTWNGHDLLPAEPR; translated from the coding sequence GTGACCGTGACGAGGTGGATCCCGTCCCGCGCGGGCATCCTCAACATCTGGCGCTACTACGACGAGATCTTCGAGTTCCACGACGGGCGCCTGCTGCTGCGCGGCCCCAACGGGAGCGGGAAGTCCAAGGCGCTGGAGCTGCTGCTCCCGTTCCTGTTCGACGCGAGCCTGCGCGCCAACCGGCTGTCGACCTTCGGCACCAGCGAGCGCAGCATGCACTGGAACCTGATGGGCGAGGGCGCTTCCAGCGCCACCCGCGTCGGGTACGTGTGGCTCGAATTCCGCAAGGGCGAGGACCAGTGGTTCACCTGCGGCGCGCGGCTGCAGGCGAGCACCCACACCAGCACGGTGCACGCCGACTTCTTCACCACCGGCCAGCGCGTCGGCGACGGGCTGCCGCTGGTCAACGAGGCGGGCCAGCCGCTCACCAAGAACGCGCTGGAGGAGGCCCTCGGCGACCACGGGACCGTGCACCCCGGCGCGGCCGAGTACCGCACCGAGATCCGCGCGAAGCTGTTCCCCACCTTGAGCGAGCAGCGGTACGACGCGCTGATCACCGCGCTCCTCCAGCTGCGGATGCCCAAACTCTCTCAGCGGCTCGACCCGAGCCTGCTGTCCAACCTGCTCTCCCGCGCGCTCCCGCCGTTGGGACAGCAGGAGATCGCGGACCTCGCCGAGGGTTTCGAGCGGCTCGACGCGCAACGCGAAAAGCTGGGCTCGCTGGAGACCGAGGTCGACGCGACCCGCGCGCTCGCCGCGCGGCAGAAGACCTACGCGCAGCGTGTCCTGCGCGCGGGCGCCGCGAACCTCATCGCCGCGACCGCCGAACTCGACGGGCTCGCCGCGGCCGCCCGCCGTTCGGCCGAGGAGTACGACGAGGTCGCCGCGAGCAAGGCGGCGGCCGAGGAGCGGGCGGCGAAGCTCGAAAAGGACGTCGAAGAGACCGAAGCCCGCGTCTCCGGGCTGACCGATTCCGAGTCGTACCAAAAGGGCCAGGAGCTCGACAAGCTGCGGCAGCGCGCGTTTGCCGCGCGGGACCAGGCGGGAACGCTCCGCGCGGACGCGGACCGGCTCCGTGCCGAGGCGGACGCCGACGAGGAGAGAGCTCGAGGGGCACGACAGGTCGTGAAGCGGCAGGCCGATCTCGTCCGCTCGCAGGAGGCCGAGGTCCGGGCCGCCGCGACCCGCGCCAACCTGGCCGGGGTGCACGACGAACTCGTCGCCGGGCTGGACGACTCCGGCAAGCAGGGCGAACCGGTCCGGCTCCGTCCGCTGTTGCAGGCCGCCGTCCGCGGCAAACGCGACCAGGTCGAGACCGTCGGCCGGGCGATGGACAAACACGAACGCGCCGTCGGCCGCCGTCACCAGGCCGAGGCGGAGCTGGACCGGGCGAGGTCGGATTTCTCGGCCGCGCAGGAGAAACTGGACCTCACGACGGCGACCCGCGAACTCGCGCTGAGCGATCTGCGCACCCGGCTCGCCGAATGGGCGATCGGCTGCCGTGAGCTGCGCTTCCCCGACGTCGAAGCGCTCGTGCGGGAGGCCGAAGCGGAAGTCGCGCTGCTGGGCAGGATCAGCACGGTCGCCGAGACCGTGCTGGAGGACATCGTCCGGCAGGAGGCGGCGACCGGTGCCGCGCTGGCGACCGCGCGTATCGAGCACGACGAACTGCTCGTCGAGGCGGGCGTGCTCGAATCGGAGGACGTCCTCACTCCCGAGTCGCCGCGCACCCGGACGGCGGACCGGACCGAGATGAGCGGCGCCCCGCTGTGGCGGCTGGTCGATTTCGCCGGCTCCGTCCCGGCGGACACGCACGCCGGGATCGAAGCCGCGCTCGAAGGCGCCGGACTGCTGGATGCCTGGGTGAACTCCCACGGTGTCGTCGACGGCCACGACGTGCTCGCGGAGACCGGGACACTGCCGGTGGCTCCCCGCTCGCTCGCCGACGTCTTCGTACCGGAACCCGACGCCGGGGTCGCCCCGGCGAAGATCCGGCGGGTGCTGGAAGTGATCGCCTTCGACGACACGCTGCCCGCGGGTCCCGCCGCGATCGGCGCGGACGGCAGCTGGCGGATGGGCAGCCTGTCGGGCAGCTGGGCGAAGGAAGCCCCGGCCTACATCGGTTCCTCCGCCCGCCTGCGCGCCAGGGAACGCCGGATCGCCGGGCTGCGGGACGAGATTTCCGGCCGCGAGAAGATCATCGCCGAGCTGGAAGGCGAATTGGCCGCGCTGCGGGGCAGGCGCGAGCTGATCAAGATCGAACGCGCCGCCCGCCCCGGTCACGAAGATCTCCTTGCCGCGACCGGGGAATCGACCACGGCCGAGGCCGACCTGACCGCCGCCGACTCCGCCGTCCGGCACCGGGAAACGACCGTCTCCGCGCTGGAGATCGAGGCCAAGACCGCCCTGCACGAGCTGACCGGCCAGGCTTCCGACGGCGGGCTGCCGACCGAACGCGCCCCGCTGACCGCGCTCGCCACGGCCCTGCGCACCTACTCCGACCAGGGCGAGAACTGGCTGTACGAGCACGGGAACCTGCTCGCGGCGACCCAGCGGGCCGAAACGTTCGCCGACCAGGCGGCCCGTTCGGAGGCGAACGCCGCCCGGCGCGAGGACGAGGCTGTCGAGGCGGAGGCCGAACGCACCAAGCTCACCGCGATGCTCGAAGCGATCGAGGGATCCGTCGGCACCGGCCAGCGCGAGGTGCTCGCCGAAATCGACGGCCTGCGCACGAAACTGCGCGGACTCGCCGACGAACTCCGCGCGGCGAACGCCGACGCCAAGGACCTGGCCGTGTCCTTGGGCGCGCTCGGCGTCCGGCGCACGACCGACGCGAGGGCCCGCGAGGACGCCGCCAAGAAGCAGGACGCCGCCGCGCTCCGGTTCCGGAAGCTCGCCACCGGGGTCTTCCCCGCGGACGGCGGGATCGAGGACCTGCCGAAGTTCCAGGCCACCCTGTCCGCCTCCGAAGGGGTGCGGGCGGCACTCGACACGGCCCGGCTGGTGGCCGCGGCGTGGCCGTCCGTGCCGCACGCGCCGAGCAACCTCGGCGAGGCGCTGCACCGGCTTTCCGAGGCCGTGCACACCTGCCGGAACACGCTCAGCACGCGGGCGGAACTCGATCTGGAGACCGACGAGGACGTCCAGATCTTCACCGCCGTCGTCGACGGGCTGCGGGTCGGCGCGGCCGAACTGCTGAAGATCCTTTACGCGGAAGCGGAACAGAGCAGGCACGAGATCACCGGCCGCGAGAGCGACCTGTTCGACAAGACGCTGACCGGTGACACCCGGCGCCATCTCGCGGCCCGCATCCGGCAGGCCAACGACCTCGTCGACGGGATGAACGCGCGCCTGGAACGGGTGCGGACCGCGTCGAGGGTCGCCGTCCGGCTGGTCTGGCAGGTCTCCCCCGATCTGCCGCCGGGCACCAAGACCGCACGGGATCTGCTGCTGAAGGATCCGGACCAGCTGACCGCCGAAGATCGCGTGTCCCTGCACAAGTTCTTCCGCGAGCGCGTCGAACAGGCGAAGGCGGACGACACGGCGACCAGCTGGGAACAGCAGCTCGCGCAGGTCTTCGACTACACGTCCTGGCACCGGTTCGTGGTCAAGGTGGACCGTGCCAACGGGGCGGGCTGGCAGCTGCTGACCAAGAAGCTGCACGGCGCGCTTTCCGGTGGGGAGAAGGCGATCGCGCTGCACCTGCCGCTGTTCGCCGCCGTCGCCGCGCACTACCAGGCCGCGCCCGAGGCGCCGAGGGTGATCCTGCTCGACGAGGTGTTCGTCGGCGTCGACACCACCAACCGGGGGCAGGTGTTCGGACTGCTGTCCGCGCTCGACCTCGATCTGATGCTGACGTCGGACCACGAGTGGTGCACCTACGCCGAACTCGGCGGTGTCGGGATCCACCAGCTCATCACCGGCGGCGACGGCGACGACGCGGTCACCACGGCGCGGTTCACCTGGAACGGTCACGACCTCCTGCCCGCCGAACCGCGTTAG
- a CDS encoding DUF4394 domain-containing protein: MRARLKKALIAVATTVTVAASLVAGTAGASSAQAAGLPVFAISSDGKLMAYFDTATPNVLGWVRLVQGLTCGETSLIGIDFRVQDGVLYGVGNKGCIYTISTPPKTPDVVLTKVSQLSIPLYGKDFGVDFNPAADRLRVISDNGQNLRHNLAAHSTIEDTALTTPPISGRTSGVTAAAYTNNDLNPDTATTLFDIGTATDQVLIQAPANNGLLSPTGALGVNAGPIAGFDIFSELTNGKTTSVSAFAVLNPAAASSPSTFYTVNLLTGAATKVGDFPLPIGDIAVALDTY, encoded by the coding sequence ATGAGGGCAAGACTCAAGAAGGCTCTGATCGCGGTGGCCACCACGGTGACCGTCGCGGCGTCGCTGGTCGCCGGCACCGCGGGCGCGAGTTCGGCGCAAGCGGCCGGGCTGCCTGTGTTCGCGATTTCGTCGGACGGCAAACTGATGGCCTACTTCGACACCGCCACGCCGAATGTGCTCGGCTGGGTCCGGCTCGTGCAGGGACTCACCTGCGGGGAGACCTCCCTGATCGGGATCGACTTCCGGGTACAGGACGGCGTGCTGTACGGGGTGGGGAACAAGGGCTGTATCTACACGATCTCGACCCCGCCGAAGACACCCGACGTCGTTCTCACGAAGGTGTCACAACTGAGTATTCCGCTGTACGGCAAGGACTTCGGCGTCGACTTCAACCCGGCCGCCGACCGGCTCCGGGTGATCAGCGACAACGGCCAGAACCTGCGGCACAACCTCGCCGCCCACAGCACGATCGAGGACACCGCCCTGACCACACCGCCCATCTCGGGGAGAACCTCCGGGGTCACGGCCGCCGCCTACACGAACAACGACCTCAACCCCGACACCGCCACCACGTTGTTCGACATCGGCACGGCCACCGACCAGGTGCTCATCCAGGCACCGGCCAACAACGGGCTCCTCAGCCCCACCGGGGCGCTCGGCGTCAACGCCGGCCCGATCGCGGGCTTCGACATCTTCAGCGAGCTGACCAACGGCAAGACGACCTCGGTGAGCGCGTTCGCCGTACTCAACCCGGCCGCCGCGTCGTCGCCGTCGACGTTCTACACCGTCAACCTGCTGACCGGGGCGGCGACCAAGGTCGGCGACTTCCCGCTGCCGATCGGTGACATCGCGGTCGCTCTCGACACTTACTGA